GGGACACCACCTCGGCGATGGACTCGGTGCCGACGACCAGGTTCAGCCCCTCGTCGGCCTTGCCGGCACCGTCGGCCTCGGTGATCCGCTGCTTCAGCTCGCCGATCCGGTCGCGCAACTGGGTGGCCTGCTCGTACTGCTCGTCCGCGACCGCCTGGTCCTTGTCCCGGAGCAGCTGGTCGACCTCGCGCTCCATGGCCCGCACGTCCGTGCCCTTGGTGCGTGCCCGGAGCCGGACGCGGGCGCCCGCCTGGTCGATCAGGTCGATCGCCTTGTCCGGCAGCCGGCGGTCGGTGAGGTAGCGGTCGGACATCTGCACGGCCGCCACCAGCGCCTCGTCGGTGTAGCGGACCTGGTGGTGGGCCTCGTAGCGGTCCCGCAGGCCGCGCAGGATCTCGATGGCGTCCGCGGGGGTGGGCTCGGGCACCAGGATCGGCTGGAAGCGGCGGGCCAGCGCCGCGTCCTTCTCGATCCTGCGGTACTCCTCCAGCGTGGTGGCGCCCACGACGTGCAGCTCACCCCGGGCCAGCGCCGGCTTGAGGATGTTCCCGGCGTCCATCGAACCGCCCTCGCCGCCCCCGCCGGCGCCGACCACGGTGTGCAGTTCGTCGATGAAGATGATCAGCTCGTCGGAGTGGGCGCGGATCTCGCCGACGATGTTGTTCATCCGCTCCTCGAAGTCGCCCCGGTAGCGGGTGCCCGCGACCACGCCGGTCAGGTCCAGGGCGACCACCCGGCGGCCGAGCAGTACGTCGGGGACGTCGGCGTCGGTGATGCGCTGCGCCAGCCCCTCCACGACGGCGGTCTTGCCGACGCCCGCGTCACCGATCAGCACCGGGTTGTTCTTGCCGCGGCGGGAGAGCACCTCGACGGTCTGCTCGATCTCGTCCTCGCGCCCGATCACCGGGTCGATCCGGCCCTGCTGGGCCAGGTCGGTGAGGTCGCGGCCGTACTTGTCCAGCGTTGGCGTGTTCGTGGCCCGCGCGCCCTCGGGGCGGGCCTTGCCGGCGTCCGGCGCCTCCGTGGGCAGGCCGGAGGGCGCGAACCGGGCCGCGTTCAGGATGTGCCCGGCGGCCGAGTCCGGGTTGGCGGCCAGGGCGCTGAGCACGTGCTCCGGGCCGATGTACCCGGTGCCGGTCGTCCGGGCCAGTTCGTGCGCGTCCAGCAGCGCCCGCTTGACGGCCGGGGTCAGCGAGAGCGACGTCGGCGGCGGGGCCTCGCCCGGCGCGTGCTGCGCCGGGCCGGTCCGCTCGTCGATCTGCGACGCCAGCGAGTCGGGGTCGGCCCCGGCGCGGCTCAGCAGACCCCGGGTCGGTTCGGTGGCGAGCGCGGCCCGCAGCAGGTGCTCCGTGTCCAGGTCCCGGCTGCCGTGCTCGGCCGCGTACTGGGCGGCGCCGCGCACCAGTTCCCGGGCCGGCTGGCTGAGCAGCCTGCCGATGTCGATCTGCCTGGGCTTCGGCCCGCCGAAGAAGCGTGCCAGGAATTCCGCGAACGGGTCGCCCTCCGGGCCCATGAAGCCGCTGGTCATCGTTTCCGGTCCTCCGCTGCTTCGCTGATCGGCGTACCGGGGCCGGGTAACCCGGTCGGTGTGCGCTCATGCCCCAACATGACACGTTCTGTGCCGGTGGGCATGTCCGCGGAGGCGGGCGGACCCCGGGCCGGGGCCTACCGGATCTGAAGGGCGTCCCGTGCGGTCAGGACGCGCGGGCCGCTGTCCGTGATCGCCACGGTGTGCTCCACGTGTGCCGCGCGTGAGCCGTCGTTGGTGCGCAGGGTCCAGCCGTCGGCGGCCGCGTGGTAGTCGTCCCGGCCGCCGGCGATCAGCATCGGCTCGATGGCGATGACCATGCCGTGGCGCAGCGGGAGTCCGCGTCCCGGCCGGCCCTCGTTGGGCACGCCCGGATCCTCGTGCATCTGCCGGCCGATGCCGTGACCGCCGAAGTCGTCCATGATGCCGTAGCCGCCGGCCCGGCACACCGTGCCGATCGCGTGCGAGATGTCGCCGATGCGATTGCCCACGACGGCCGCCGCGATGCCCGCCGCGAGGGCCCGTTCCGCGGTCTCGACCAGGGTGACGTCCGCCGGGCGCGGGGCGCCCACGATGAAGCTGATCGCCGAGTCGCCGGCCCAGCCGTCGAGCGTGGCCCCGCAGTCGAGTGAGACGAGGTCGCCGTCGCGCAGCCGGTAGCCGTCCGGGATGCCGTGCACGATCGCGTCGTTGACCGACGCGCAGAGGACGGCCGGGAAGGGGGTCGGCGCGAAGGAGGGCCGGTAGCCGAGGAACGGCGAGCCCGCCCCCGCCTCCTTCAGTACGCCGTGCGCCACCTCGTCCAGTTCCAGCAGGGAGACGCCTACGGCGGCCGCGTTCCGGGCGGCGGTCAGGGCGCGGGCGACGAC
The Streptomyces sp. NBC_01723 genome window above contains:
- the map gene encoding type I methionyl aminopeptidase — translated: MVELKTDTSIDAMHTAGQVVARALTAARNAAAVGVSLLELDEVAHGVLKEAGAGSPFLGYRPSFAPTPFPAVLCASVNDAIVHGIPDGYRLRDGDLVSLDCGATLDGWAGDSAISFIVGAPRPADVTLVETAERALAAGIAAAVVGNRIGDISHAIGTVCRAGGYGIMDDFGGHGIGRQMHEDPGVPNEGRPGRGLPLRHGMVIAIEPMLIAGGRDDYHAAADGWTLRTNDGSRAAHVEHTVAITDSGPRVLTARDALQIR
- a CDS encoding ATP-dependent Clp protease ATP-binding subunit; translation: MTSGFMGPEGDPFAEFLARFFGGPKPRQIDIGRLLSQPARELVRGAAQYAAEHGSRDLDTEHLLRAALATEPTRGLLSRAGADPDSLASQIDERTGPAQHAPGEAPPPTSLSLTPAVKRALLDAHELARTTGTGYIGPEHVLSALAANPDSAAGHILNAARFAPSGLPTEAPDAGKARPEGARATNTPTLDKYGRDLTDLAQQGRIDPVIGREDEIEQTVEVLSRRGKNNPVLIGDAGVGKTAVVEGLAQRITDADVPDVLLGRRVVALDLTGVVAGTRYRGDFEERMNNIVGEIRAHSDELIIFIDELHTVVGAGGGGEGGSMDAGNILKPALARGELHVVGATTLEEYRRIEKDAALARRFQPILVPEPTPADAIEILRGLRDRYEAHHQVRYTDEALVAAVQMSDRYLTDRRLPDKAIDLIDQAGARVRLRARTKGTDVRAMEREVDQLLRDKDQAVADEQYEQATQLRDRIGELKQRITEADGAGKADEGLNLVVGTESIAEVVSRQTGIPVSSLTQEEKDRLLGLESHLHERVVGQEEAVRVVSDAVLRSRAGLSSPDRPIGSFLFLGPTGVGKTELARALAEALFGSEDRMVRLDMSEYQERHTVSRLVGAPPGYVGHEEAGQLTEVVRRHPYSLLLLDEVEKAHPDVFNILLQVLDDGRLTDSQGRTVDFTNAVVVMTSNLGSDVITRRGAGIGFGAGGAEADEEARREQVMRPLREHFRPEFLNRVDEIVVFRQLSGEQLRQITSLLLEQTRRMVRAQGITVDFTDAAVDWLAERGYQPEYGARPLRRTIQREVDNELSRLLLDGRVAEGGRVTVDVEDGRLAFRTPQRPVPDL